A region from the Salicibibacter cibarius genome encodes:
- a CDS encoding PAS domain-containing protein, with protein sequence MNPAFTGITGYEKEDVIGKKPNVLQSGKQSDDFYTNLWQNLNEQGEWQGEMWNRHKDGSLIAEWPTIHAIRDEAGEVNQYVGMFSDITDQKKGR encoded by the coding sequence GTGAACCCGGCGTTTACGGGAATAACTGGCTATGAAAAAGAGGATGTGATCGGCAAAAAACCGAATGTTCTGCAATCCGGCAAACAATCCGATGACTTTTATACTAACCTTTGGCAAAACCTAAACGAACAAGGGGAGTGGCAAGGGGAAATGTGGAATCGCCATAAAGATGGCAGTTTGATCGCGGAATGGCCGACGATTCACGCTATTCGAGATGAAGCAGGGGAGGTTAATCAATACGTTGGTATGTTCAGTGATATAACCGATCAAAAAAAGGGAAGATAA
- a CDS encoding hemerythrin domain-containing protein — MTEKRRRGVRRHEALFPLSHHHQNGLATALYLKRAGTEESEFSLDAIKGKLKLYWEEGGQQHFRDEEELLLPAFAKYDALQQPEISEMLIEHVQMRALVNQVLEATENEVDDMHQLGDILEKHIRKEERVIFPMIEKALPEEDLQALYPHFHQIDTPEEGVFFDKDRGTSQA; from the coding sequence ATGACCGAAAAAAGAAGAAGAGGTGTTCGAAGGCACGAGGCTTTATTTCCATTGTCCCATCACCATCAAAATGGTCTAGCCACCGCGCTTTATTTAAAACGGGCGGGAACCGAAGAAAGTGAATTTAGCCTTGATGCGATCAAGGGGAAATTAAAGCTATATTGGGAAGAGGGCGGACAGCAGCACTTTCGGGATGAAGAAGAACTTTTGTTGCCGGCGTTTGCCAAATATGATGCGCTTCAGCAACCAGAAATCTCCGAAATGTTAATCGAACATGTGCAGATGCGGGCGTTGGTTAACCAAGTGTTAGAAGCGACCGAAAACGAAGTGGATGATATGCACCAACTGGGAGATATATTGGAAAAACATATTCGCAAAGAAGAACGCGTGATTTTTCCAATGATTGAAAAAGCTCTCCCGGAAGAAGATTTACAGGCCCTCTACCCGCACTTCCATCAAATAGACACCCCGGAAGAGGGCGTTTTCTTTGATAAGGATAGAGGGACTTCCCAAGCGTAG
- a CDS encoding Crp/Fnr family transcriptional regulator translates to MESERVNDHDACSHINRVKLCVSIVPIFNHLEPMQMEEVMQTVQSTCYKKGELIFQDGEASDALYIVNTGKVKIYRLSEGGKEHLVSLMHPGDFTGEYALFNASTHTTYAEAMVDTKVCKIHRNDLQTFLIKYPAISLKMLTEFSQRLDRSEKQTAHFANEKVETRIVLFLAELANRDPDSDTLELSMTRADLASYLGTTPETISRRLTILEDQGLIQQISNKKIRIVDLDALLLLV, encoded by the coding sequence ATGGAGAGCGAACGAGTGAACGATCACGACGCCTGTTCACATATTAATAGGGTAAAATTATGCGTGTCTATTGTTCCGATTTTTAACCACTTGGAACCTATGCAAATGGAAGAAGTCATGCAAACGGTCCAATCCACCTGTTACAAAAAGGGTGAACTCATTTTCCAAGACGGTGAGGCTTCCGATGCCCTTTATATTGTCAACACTGGGAAAGTGAAAATATACCGGTTATCAGAAGGCGGGAAAGAACACCTCGTCTCCTTGATGCATCCCGGTGATTTCACCGGCGAATACGCCTTGTTTAATGCATCCACACACACCACTTATGCAGAAGCGATGGTCGATACAAAAGTCTGTAAGATCCACCGCAATGACTTACAAACTTTTTTAATCAAGTACCCGGCAATTTCACTGAAAATGTTAACTGAATTCTCCCAGCGCCTCGATCGTTCTGAAAAGCAAACAGCACACTTCGCGAATGAAAAAGTAGAAACAAGAATCGTGCTATTTCTAGCAGAATTAGCCAATAGGGACCCCGATAGTGACACGCTGGAATTATCTATGACTAGAGCTGATCTGGCCTCCTATTTAGGCACCACGCCCGAAACGATCAGCCGGAGATTAACAATTCTGGAGGACCAGGGATTGATCCAACAAATATCTAATAAAAAAATTAGAATCGTTGATTTGGATGCTCTGCTGTTATTGGTGTGA
- a CDS encoding MFS transporter — MFSLTEIKIYWKSMDMLATFLRPVSGLLADRLSATYLLMAVFLIITLGALPLAFEPALWLFTIGCLAIAASGGIGNGVIFKLVPSFFSKQAGMANGVVSMMGGLGGFFPPIVLTSIFTLTESYAIGFMAFSQTGLACLILVIWFHFHGKLHLSREVIDSPPYRCNDHE, encoded by the coding sequence ATGTTTTCCTTGACGGAGATCAAGATTTATTGGAAAAGCATGGACATGCTAGCCACCTTTTTGCGACCGGTGAGTGGTCTATTGGCCGACCGTTTGTCTGCGACCTATCTATTAATGGCTGTGTTTTTGATCATTACGTTGGGGGCACTCCCCCTTGCATTTGAGCCGGCTCTATGGCTGTTTACGATTGGTTGCTTGGCGATTGCTGCCAGCGGCGGGATTGGTAACGGTGTGATTTTTAAACTTGTGCCATCCTTTTTTTCTAAACAAGCCGGTATGGCAAATGGGGTTGTCTCCATGATGGGCGGCTTAGGAGGTTTTTTCCCGCCCATCGTGTTAACCTCCATTTTCACGTTAACTGAAAGTTATGCGATTGGATTTATGGCCTTTTCACAAACAGGGCTGGCTTGCCTTATCCTCGTGATCTGGTTCCATTTTCATGGCAAACTCCATTTATCACGGGAGGTCATCGACTCCCCCCCCTATCGGTGTAATGATCACGAATAA
- a CDS encoding prenyltransferase, producing the protein MAQLFGYRNMPNSYIYHASWFRLIRPPTLTGSIMAVIAGTMLASQYVEVNVFLFIVLIITSVLIQAAVNMLNDYFDYMKGQEEGKWHISVPTTCHQGPKYAHVPYVSLSLIALVSVLTLWLAQASSFWIIPLGIIGLVIGYCYSAGRRSLSSLGLGEIAAAISLGPLPLMIAVLVQGAPVTAETMLLAIPFALLMASLILTNNIRDIKKDSTTRRTVPIRIGRKIAKRLLVVILTATYMSSLLIFQSILVIASLPVAIALVRHFYAHDRFNPMNLAAFHHGAHSLILILMIIFQ; encoded by the coding sequence ATGGCACAATTATTCGGCTATCGAAACATGCCCAACAGCTATATTTATCATGCTTCATGGTTTCGGCTGATTCGGCCGCCAACCTTAACCGGATCGATCATGGCTGTGATTGCCGGTACGATGCTTGCTTCCCAATATGTAGAGGTAAATGTCTTTCTTTTTATTGTTTTAATTATCACGAGTGTGCTGATCCAGGCTGCCGTGAATATGCTGAATGATTATTTTGATTATATGAAAGGGCAAGAAGAAGGGAAATGGCACATTTCGGTTCCGACCACTTGCCATCAAGGGCCAAAATATGCGCATGTGCCTTATGTCTCCCTCTCACTGATTGCGTTGGTTTCCGTCCTCACACTCTGGCTCGCACAAGCGAGCAGTTTTTGGATTATTCCGCTCGGCATTATCGGCCTCGTTATCGGTTATTGTTATTCAGCTGGCAGACGATCCCTGTCCAGTTTAGGCCTTGGGGAAATCGCCGCTGCTATTAGCCTTGGTCCCTTGCCGCTTATGATTGCTGTCCTTGTGCAAGGGGCTCCTGTCACGGCAGAAACGATGCTTTTAGCGATCCCCTTCGCGTTGTTAATGGCTTCCTTGATCTTGACGAATAACATTCGTGATATCAAAAAAGACAGCACCACCCGCCGGACGGTGCCGATCCGTATTGGCAGGAAAATTGCCAAGCGTTTGCTTGTCGTGATCTTAACTGCTACCTACATGAGCAGTCTGCTCATCTTCCAATCGATTTTGGTAATCGCATCATTACCCGTTGCTATCGCACTTGTCCGCCATTTTTATGCCCATGATCGATTTAACCCGATGAATCTTGCCGCCTTCCATCATGGCGCGCACAGTCTCATTTTGATTCTCATGATTATTTTTCAATAA
- the pyrE gene encoding orotate phosphoribosyltransferase: MDKKTELASKLLDIGAVSLQPNDPFTWSSGLKAPIYCDNRLTLSFPALRTKIAEAYSDNIRAHFSEADIVAGTATAGIPHAALVADRLDMPMVYVRGKAKGHGKQNQIEGSVSAGQKAVVVEDLISTGGSAIDAAKALEAEGVEVLGIVAIFSYGLAIGERNLAEAELSLETLTDFDALIAASIHNGVIVEEDRDVLRTWQWDPETWESAMKADR, encoded by the coding sequence ATGGATAAAAAGACAGAACTGGCAAGTAAACTGCTCGATATTGGCGCCGTTTCCTTGCAACCGAATGACCCGTTTACCTGGTCTTCGGGGCTGAAAGCGCCCATTTATTGCGATAATCGCTTAACACTGTCGTTTCCCGCGTTGCGGACGAAAATCGCCGAGGCTTATAGCGATAACATTCGGGCGCATTTTTCAGAAGCGGATATCGTCGCCGGCACTGCCACAGCGGGAATTCCCCACGCGGCGCTCGTGGCCGACCGTTTGGACATGCCGATGGTGTACGTGCGCGGGAAAGCGAAAGGGCACGGAAAACAAAATCAAATTGAGGGATCTGTGAGCGCCGGGCAAAAAGCGGTCGTCGTCGAAGATTTGATCTCTACGGGGGGAAGCGCGATTGATGCGGCCAAGGCGCTTGAAGCCGAAGGTGTAGAGGTTTTGGGCATTGTCGCGATCTTTTCCTATGGGCTCGCCATCGGTGAACGAAACCTCGCGGAGGCCGAACTGAGCCTGGAAACGCTCACGGATTTCGACGCACTCATTGCGGCTTCCATTCATAACGGAGTGATTGTTGAAGAAGACCGGGACGTGCTCAGGACTTGGCAGTGGGATCCGGAGACATGGGAAAGCGCCATGAAAGCCGATCGATAA
- a CDS encoding universal stress protein yields MITAATGRGAAQRGFTGSVISTSVHHAPCDVLTVNYSLLRQSFKENPTEAYRSK; encoded by the coding sequence TTGATCACCGCCGCGACAGGACGGGGAGCAGCGCAACGGGGTTTTACTGGAAGCGTGATCAGTACATCTGTGCATCACGCCCCTTGCGATGTTCTAACAGTGAACTATTCTCTGTTACGACAATCCTTTAAAGAAAACCCAACAGAGGCTTACCGTTCAAAATGA
- a CDS encoding immunoglobulin-like domain-containing protein, translating into MKKRWMVMVLLGLIIASACQSNSLSTLDEPVPDQKQPSSADGLSIVLEQTEYPEAPDTMQVTLKNVSEDTYEYGEFFQLEQNLDGKWYIVQYSDAVFYQNPRFTNMGVHLQPGDTVTQIYSPETLDLQLPEGTYRLVKTFTHSDPTYTVSIAAPFRVH; encoded by the coding sequence TTGAAAAAAAGATGGATGGTCATGGTTTTACTGGGACTGATCATTGCTTCCGCATGTCAGTCTAACAGCCTCTCCACCTTGGATGAGCCGGTTCCCGATCAAAAACAACCTTCCTCGGCTGATGGCTTAAGTATCGTTTTGGAACAAACAGAGTACCCCGAGGCACCTGATACCATGCAAGTCACTTTAAAAAATGTTAGTGAAGATACTTATGAGTATGGGGAGTTTTTCCAATTGGAACAAAACCTTGATGGAAAATGGTATATTGTACAATATTCAGATGCTGTTTTTTATCAAAATCCTCGATTTACCAATATGGGCGTGCATTTGCAACCGGGTGACACGGTCACACAAATATACTCCCCCGAAACACTCGATCTCCAACTTCCGGAAGGAACCTATAGGCTTGTGAAAACGTTTACCCATAGTGATCCAACCTACACGGTCTCTATTGCCGCTCCTTTTCGCGTACATTAG
- a CDS encoding dihydroorotate dehydrogenase electron transfer subunit, whose product MKNEQMTVRENKTIAEKTYEMTLSGPLVEHLVNPGTFLHVAVPGDDLVLRRPISIAAVDQDAGTCTIVYKEEGEGTKRLSRCRAGDSVDVFGPLGKQGFPAEQPSPGDDVLIIGGGVGVPPLYYTARELAKRDVSVSVILGFQTATAVFYEQAFRELPDADVRVMTDDGSNGHAGTVIDALNERPSPPDWLFACGPRGMLRAIEAHAAHSKTNGYVSLEERMGCGIGACFACVCETGDHTSYRKICRDGPVFRFKEVVL is encoded by the coding sequence ATGAAAAACGAGCAAATGACGGTGAGGGAAAATAAAACCATTGCCGAAAAAACTTATGAAATGACGCTATCCGGACCGCTCGTGGAGCATCTCGTAAATCCGGGCACCTTTTTGCACGTTGCTGTACCGGGAGATGATCTCGTATTACGTCGTCCGATCAGTATTGCTGCTGTTGATCAGGATGCGGGTACATGCACGATTGTGTATAAAGAGGAAGGTGAAGGGACGAAGCGCCTGAGCAGGTGCCGCGCGGGTGACAGTGTTGACGTGTTTGGGCCCCTTGGCAAGCAGGGATTCCCAGCCGAGCAGCCAAGTCCGGGGGACGATGTGTTAATCATTGGCGGCGGTGTCGGTGTCCCTCCGCTTTATTACACCGCGCGTGAGCTGGCAAAGCGAGACGTATCCGTATCGGTCATTCTCGGATTCCAAACAGCGACGGCCGTTTTTTATGAACAGGCGTTTCGCGAACTTCCCGACGCTGACGTGCGCGTTATGACCGATGACGGCAGCAACGGACATGCCGGAACGGTGATTGATGCTTTGAATGAACGTCCGTCCCCGCCCGATTGGTTATTTGCCTGTGGCCCACGCGGAATGTTGCGCGCGATTGAAGCGCACGCCGCACACTCGAAAACAAACGGATATGTATCACTCGAAGAACGCATGGGGTGCGGCATCGGCGCTTGTTTTGCCTGCGTTTGCGAAACAGGCGATCACACGTCTTACCGGAAAATTTGCCGTGACGGCCCTGTTTTTCGTTTCAAGGAGGTGGTGTTATGA
- a CDS encoding universal stress protein, producing the protein MYNNLLVAVDGSEKALTKAIAVAKTYESSLKIVHVVEIHASPYAHTVLSVYQQQDNNEEETEQNMEH; encoded by the coding sequence TTGTACAATAACCTCCTAGTCGCTGTTGATGGATCAGAAAAAGCATTGACAAAAGCTATCGCGGTAGCAAAAACATACGAATCGTCACTTAAAATCGTTCATGTCGTCGAGATTCATGCGAGCCCCTATGCTCATACTGTGTTATCTGTGTATCAACAACAAGACAATAATGAGGAAGAAACGGAGCAAAACATGGAGCACTAA
- a CDS encoding dicarboxylate/amino acid:cation symporter encodes MRLILKLLAGVVAGIVIGFIVNEGVMEYIMTFQLIFGQFLEYVVPFIILFFITSGVSRMGKDGGKLLGWASGISYGSTVVAGVLAFVVAALILPLFISGDASAIDEGNGFSSLLEFEIPPAMDILTALFTAFIFGIGIAKTEATTLQRFFEEGKNIIVKLLWAVVIPLLPFYIASIFAELSAEGTVWETLASFGLVLLLVLITHWLYLIGAFSIAGGITGRNPFKLLKTMLPAYFTGIGTMSSAATIPVTTEQAKRNNVDDSVAESVIPFGANIHLAGSTMTITIATMAVMMLFDGLASPTFGEMFPFILALGVIMIAAPGVPGGAIIAASGLLTSMLGFNEAAVGVMIALYMAQDSLGTGCNVTGDGAIALVIDRFLGKNS; translated from the coding sequence ATGAGGCTTATCTTGAAACTATTGGCAGGTGTCGTGGCCGGGATTGTAATCGGTTTCATCGTCAATGAGGGCGTTATGGAATACATCATGACGTTCCAGCTGATCTTTGGCCAATTTTTGGAATATGTCGTACCATTCATTATTTTATTTTTTATCACGAGCGGCGTTAGTCGAATGGGAAAAGATGGCGGCAAATTGCTCGGCTGGGCCTCGGGGATTTCGTACGGGTCGACGGTTGTTGCAGGTGTGTTGGCCTTTGTCGTAGCAGCATTGATCCTTCCTTTGTTCATTAGCGGCGATGCCTCGGCCATCGATGAAGGCAACGGATTTTCTTCGCTGTTGGAATTTGAAATTCCGCCCGCGATGGATATTTTAACCGCTCTCTTTACAGCGTTTATTTTCGGGATTGGGATCGCGAAAACAGAAGCAACGACATTACAGCGTTTTTTCGAAGAAGGAAAAAATATCATCGTCAAACTGCTTTGGGCAGTCGTCATTCCTTTGTTGCCTTTTTACATCGCGAGTATTTTCGCCGAACTATCGGCTGAGGGCACTGTCTGGGAAACTTTGGCATCTTTTGGTCTCGTACTGTTGCTCGTTTTGATCACCCATTGGCTGTACTTGATCGGTGCTTTTTCCATTGCAGGAGGCATTACGGGCCGCAATCCATTTAAATTATTAAAAACGATGCTGCCCGCTTATTTTACCGGGATCGGTACCATGTCAAGCGCGGCTACGATTCCGGTTACGACCGAACAAGCGAAAAGGAATAACGTCGATGACAGTGTTGCAGAATCGGTCATTCCATTTGGGGCGAACATTCACCTCGCCGGCAGTACCATGACGATTACGATCGCCACTATGGCGGTGATGATGCTGTTCGACGGATTGGCTTCTCCGACATTCGGGGAGATGTTTCCGTTTATTCTCGCGCTCGGGGTCATTATGATCGCGGCCCCGGGCGTTCCCGGCGGAGCGATTATCGCCGCTTCCGGACTTTTGACGTCGATGCTCGGTTTTAATGAAGCGGCCGTCGGCGTCATGATCGCGCTATACATGGCGCAAGATAGCTTAGGTACAGGATGTAACGTTACCGGCGACGGGGCAATCGCGCTTGTGATCGATCGGTTTCTTGGAAAAAATAGTTGA
- a CDS encoding dihydroorotate dehydrogenase, translating to MTGVDPRLHVTLPGLTMKNPVMPASGCFAFGREYAELFDLSKLGAVAIKGTTGAARLGNPTPRVAETPSGMLNAIGLQNPGAQAVRDEELPFLEGYDVPVLANVSGSTPEEYVHVVKTLTTAPNVGAFELNISCPNVKEGGIQFGTDPEAAAALTTAVKAVSTKPVYVKLSPNVTDVTAIALAVEAAGADGLTLINTLVGMRIDASTGKPVLANEKGGLSGPAVKPVALRMIHDVRQVTGLPIIGMGGIQSAEDVIEFLFAGADAVAVGTANFSNPFVCPTIIRELPAWLDQLGLESIGAFREQGANI from the coding sequence ATGACAGGAGTGGACCCTCGATTACACGTTACATTGCCTGGTTTAACGATGAAAAATCCGGTCATGCCCGCGTCCGGTTGCTTTGCCTTCGGACGGGAATACGCGGAATTGTTTGATCTGAGCAAGCTTGGCGCTGTCGCGATCAAAGGGACGACCGGAGCTGCACGCTTAGGGAATCCGACGCCGCGGGTGGCCGAAACGCCTTCCGGCATGCTGAATGCCATCGGCTTGCAAAACCCGGGGGCGCAAGCGGTGCGAGATGAAGAACTTCCATTTCTGGAAGGCTATGACGTACCTGTCCTTGCCAACGTCTCCGGTTCCACCCCCGAGGAATATGTGCACGTTGTCAAGACGTTGACGACTGCGCCGAATGTGGGCGCGTTTGAACTAAACATTTCGTGCCCGAACGTGAAAGAAGGCGGCATTCAATTCGGAACCGATCCTGAGGCAGCGGCAGCGCTGACGACCGCTGTAAAGGCTGTGAGCACGAAGCCGGTTTACGTGAAGTTATCCCCGAACGTTACCGACGTCACGGCCATTGCGCTTGCCGTGGAAGCGGCAGGCGCGGATGGGTTGACTTTGATTAACACGCTCGTTGGCATGCGGATCGATGCAAGTACAGGGAAGCCCGTGCTCGCGAATGAAAAGGGCGGGCTTTCCGGCCCGGCAGTAAAACCGGTCGCGCTTCGCATGATTCATGACGTGCGGCAAGTGACTGGGCTCCCGATCATCGGCATGGGCGGCATCCAATCGGCAGAGGATGTGATTGAATTTTTGTTTGCCGGGGCTGATGCTGTCGCGGTTGGGACCGCCAACTTTTCTAACCCTTTCGTTTGCCCGACGATCATCCGGGAATTACCGGCGTGGCTGGATCAATTGGGCTTGGAATCTATCGGCGCATTCCGCGAGCAAGGAGCAAACATATGA
- the pyrF gene encoding orotidine-5'-phosphate decarboxylase, translating into MKPLYIALDMETKKEAMDFLDQFEEKRPAVKVGMELFYGNGPGVIQALKERGHPVFLDLKCHDIPKTVERTMRTLASFGVDLVTLQATGGKAMMEAAKEGLMKGTPPGQEAPKCVAVTALTSTSQRQWNEELLMEGDLGDGVLHFTDLALQAGLDGVVCSVQEVEGLRNRFGEAVYTVTPGIRMAGSDAHDQKRAATPAQARISGSNAIVVGRSITESNRPLEIYRKICKEWMGNSHG; encoded by the coding sequence ATGAAGCCGTTATATATCGCCTTGGACATGGAAACGAAGAAGGAAGCCATGGATTTTCTCGATCAGTTTGAAGAGAAACGACCGGCAGTGAAAGTGGGCATGGAGTTGTTTTACGGGAACGGACCGGGGGTTATTCAGGCGTTAAAAGAACGAGGACACCCGGTTTTTCTCGATTTGAAATGCCACGATATCCCGAAAACGGTGGAACGAACGATGCGCACCCTTGCCAGTTTCGGCGTGGATCTTGTAACCCTTCAAGCAACAGGCGGAAAAGCAATGATGGAAGCGGCAAAAGAAGGGCTGATGAAAGGCACGCCGCCGGGGCAGGAGGCGCCGAAATGCGTTGCGGTGACCGCGCTGACGAGTACCTCTCAACGCCAATGGAATGAAGAACTGCTCATGGAGGGTGACCTCGGAGATGGGGTGCTTCATTTTACGGATTTGGCGTTGCAAGCCGGGCTTGACGGCGTCGTCTGTTCAGTGCAAGAAGTTGAAGGTTTGCGTAACCGTTTCGGAGAAGCCGTTTATACAGTAACCCCAGGGATTCGCATGGCCGGTTCGGACGCCCATGATCAAAAACGGGCAGCAACCCCGGCACAAGCGCGTATTTCCGGAAGCAACGCCATCGTCGTTGGGCGCAGCATAACAGAAAGCAACCGCCCTTTAGAAATTTATAGAAAAATATGTAAAGAATGGATGGGAAATAGCCATGGATAA
- a CDS encoding cation transporter produces MAKVLFSINPITCIGCAKKLEDRFYQQSGISAVNVYGQLGKILVRYDSSETDVEHLENLLADLDYPMISKTTA; encoded by the coding sequence ATGGCAAAAGTTTTATTTAGCATAAACCCCATTACTTGTATCGGTTGTGCCAAAAAACTCGAGGATCGATTCTACCAGCAATCAGGTATATCAGCGGTTAACGTCTATGGACAATTAGGAAAAATATTAGTGAGGTATGACTCGTCAGAAACGGATGTTGAGCACTTAGAAAACTTACTTGCGGATCTCGATTATCCGATGATATCCAAAACAACAGCCTAG
- a CDS encoding Crp/Fnr family transcriptional regulator has product MNKLYFVLRGRVLVSKVNEEGKLLVFHYHFKNDLFGEFNPHGEHESAFTARAAVDSVIGVIHQDEFEALLKTNGDAAMAFTQWQSMKRITEYKFRDLMFHGKEGALAATLLRTANTYRKENDQRVIITRTFTDREFAEMLGTSRETVNRLLASFKRKKIITDTEGYIEILDETSLKALCQCEECPVSICRL; this is encoded by the coding sequence ATGAACAAGTTGTATTTTGTCTTACGAGGGAGGGTTTTGGTCTCAAAAGTTAATGAGGAAGGGAAACTGCTCGTCTTTCATTATCACTTTAAGAATGACTTATTCGGCGAGTTTAACCCGCACGGAGAACATGAAAGTGCATTTACAGCCCGAGCGGCCGTTGATTCAGTGATCGGCGTTATACACCAAGATGAATTCGAAGCCCTTTTGAAGACAAACGGCGATGCGGCTATGGCGTTTACGCAATGGCAAAGTATGAAGCGTATTACTGAATACAAATTCCGCGATTTGATGTTTCATGGCAAAGAAGGGGCGCTAGCCGCAACATTACTACGAACGGCAAATACATACAGGAAGGAAAACGACCAACGTGTGATAATCACAAGGACGTTTACCGATCGCGAATTTGCAGAAATGCTGGGCACGTCCCGAGAAACGGTTAATCGCTTGTTGGCGTCCTTTAAGCGGAAAAAAATCATTACGGACACAGAGGGGTATATAGAAATTTTGGATGAAACGAGCCTGAAAGCGTTATGTCAATGCGAGGAATGCCCGGTTTCTATTTGTCGGTTATAA